From the genome of Ovis aries strain OAR_USU_Benz2616 breed Rambouillet chromosome 5, ARS-UI_Ramb_v3.0, whole genome shotgun sequence:
AGGTGTATGAGGGGGTGCTAGCCCCTCAGGGAACAAGTTCTTGGCATTTGTTGGGAGGGATCTTGGCATCTGTTCAGAGGGAATCCCCCCAGAGCTACATGTTACAGCAAGTGTGGGTGGGGGCCACCCAGGACAGAGGGCCAGGCGCACCTGGGGTCAAGGCTTGGGAAGGGGCAGGTCTGGGAGTGCTCAGCGGAGGGTGGgtgagctggggagggagggggtacTGGCCAGTGAGCAGGGCGCGTGCTAGGGCTCCCTGTGAAAGGGGCTGGGGTCATCTTCACCCAGAGCTGCCTGAGCAGGCGCCCTAttgggaggagggtgggaggcacACACTCTGGGCTCCAGGGGCATCAGGATGACCTGTGCTGGGGTGAGCTGGGCCCTCTACCCCTGGTTCTGGCACCAAGAGAGTGGCTTCTGCAGAGGTAGGCAGCTGGGCACTCTCCCCTTCAAGCTCCTTCCACCCCTGGATATGAATGGAGGCCCTGAGGGGCTGGTCGGAGACTGGGACCCAGAGGTGCCCAGGGCCGCCTCCTGCAGTACAGTGAGGCCGGGCCTGCCCAGCCACTTCCTTCCCACCCCGGCCTAGCTTCCTCCACGTGCCCCCTCGCGCTGTGGGCGGGCTTCCTCTGCCTGCGGTGGGGCTGCTGGCCTGCTCCCCACTCCAGAGTGCTCAGCTCACCAAGAGGACTGATGGAACCCTTCCCTGGGAATCTCAGCACCGCAGGGAGACTCTTCCCCTTCCTGAGGACTCCTGGGTGCAGCGGACCCTGGGTGGTCCCTCCTTGACATATGAGCACCTTCAAGAAGCCCAAGGTAGACTCAACCCCAGGAGACTGCGGTCTTTATAAAGGACCAGGGCCTGTTCCAGAAACCCCACTTCTGCAGGCCTCCAAGCTAGGGTCTCCCTCCTGCTGCGTGCCCACACACCCACCCAAGTACCCTGCTGGGGACAGTTCTGAGTGAGGCTGCAACACCTCCCGCTGCTCGGGTCCTAACACTGCATGCCCAGAGGAATTTCTCCCTGCTTCCACTGGCGCCAAGCCCCCAAGGCTGCTCTCCCCACAGCCGGGCCTTAGATGCTCAGATCTCCCCTTGTCAGCTTTGTGAGGCTTCTGCAGGTGGTCCTCCACATCCCTGCCCACTCCCAGGCCTGTCCTAGATGCCCCAGTCATGTCCTATCTGGACCCCCAGCCAGTGAGAGGTGTATACCTCCCCCACCTCAGGTGCCCAGAACCCAGGCCTGGGGCTCCTCTGCCACCTTCACCTGCCCCCAGCAACTCCAGGGTACACCACAGCCTCTCACACTGTGTAGACACCAGTTAGTGACCAGGTTCCCCTCCCAGCTGCCTACCCCCATTTCCCTTCCTGCAGGGACCCCAAGGTGGGGTCCCAGGAAGCCCAGGGCTCTCCAAACAAAGCCCATACCCTCATGGGTCCTGAGGGATGATTACCTGACCTGCTCCTGCCCAATCCAGAGCTGACCAGCTCTGTAGTCCCTCCTCTCACACACGGATACACACTTACACATGCATCTGCACACACATCCTTCATCCTCACTCACTTTCACACACACGCGCATTCACGCCGCCTTCTGCCTTgtaccaccccaccccccacccgacCCCCCCAGTGGCCTTCCTCTGGGAAGTGAGGCTTCCCCACTGCGTGCTCGGAAGCAATGGAGCTCTGCCACAGCACTGGGTCTGCTGAGGAACCAGGGCCGCCTGTTCCATCCTAGCTTGAACCTGGGAAGTGAGGGGCTTCCTGCAGGGGTGGAGGGCGTGGTGGGGCCAAGCCTGGGGAGTGAGTCACAGTGGAGCGGCCGGGACTGCTCCTGCCTCAGGGGAGCCCGGGACGCAGAACGGCGGGCTCGGGCAGAGGAAGGTGTCAAGAGGAACAGGGGCGGGAGGCTACACCCCTCAGACCCCATGGGGTGCCCCACTGTCCACCCCTCCTAGCCGCCTACCCTGGAGCTGCCCCAAAATGCCACAGTAAAGCCAAGGTGCCCCACACTCTGCCCTCTTTCTCGGTCTGCGGCACTGTCActtttcctgccctgcatacCCCCGTCCTGCCCTAATGCCTGCTCCCCCGAAGGCCAAGTGCACCACAGGACCAGCTGTGTCCCTCAGCCATGCAACCCCTCGTCAGGACGCCTGCCCAGCCGCCCTGCACACACCCCAACCCAGACGACTCACTCACATCTGTGGCGCAGCAGGGCCTGCTCCTGGAGGACAGGAGTCTGCTCTGTTCTCTGCTCACCTCCAGGAACCAGATCTGAGGCAGGTGCCCACAAGTGGGGGTTTAGGAAGATGCCCACGGCTACATAAAGGCCAGTCCAGGAGCAAGGTGGACAGCAGGCAGGTGTTCCAACCAGTCTGTCTGCCCATGTGGAGGAGGTGGGGCTCCCCAGCCTCCACCCAGGACTGAAGAGCCCAAGGCCCCGTCCTCTGGACACACCGCAGCTGCCGAGCTGGCGGGGGCTGGCCAGCCCCACACGGCCTGAGGGGTCCCAGCTGCTAGGGgccacccctcccctccttcctcatcAGCTAGCCTAGCAGCCTCCAGAGGGATGGGGGCAGATTGCCTCtacctcctcctgccctcaagtcACACTGCACCAGAGGTGTCACCCATCTGGCTCTTTTGAGGGCAGAGGGCCTGAGATGGACAAGACCCCCAGAATGGAGGGACAGTCAGGCCCAGAACCTGTCATCTCTTGGGGCTGGCTGTTTCCAGAGTTGTGCCTAGGCCCCTGGGACCACAGACCCAGAGTGAAGAATGTGCCGCTCAGCCCTAAAGGGCACCCCACCCATGGTCTCCTGGTGACATCTTACCTTTTCCAGGCCAGGAAACAAGTCCTTCTGAGCCTTCCCACCTGCTGGCCAGCTGGACACGGCCCTCCTGAGTGTGCACCCAGCTAAGTCCAGGGCCCGACCCAGAGCCACCTCTCACCGCCAAGCACAATGTGGGGGGAGGGCCTTCAAGGGCTCCATTGTTTCCCCCGTGGCCCCGGGTCTGAATCCCTGattgtccctgggtctggatgGGTCCCAGAGAGGGAAGCAGCCTCTCCCAGGCTACACAGCAGGTCAGGCGGCAGCCCAGTCCCGTCTTGCTGGCCTTCAAGGTGAAGGCTGTGTAGCACCCCTCTGCCTGCCACCCAGCATCCAGGCCCAGCTCTCGCCTGCCCTCACTGTCTATTGGGGTTCTGAGACGAAGCCCAGCCTTTCTGTTCCTGCGTgggctccctgcctcctctcagcTTGCATCTACCATCTGTCTGGGTTCCACGGCAGAACGTGGCCTGGGAGTGGACCAGGGCGCAGGCGAGCGCCCCGTGTCTAGTACTGATACAACTCAGCTGCCCTGACGAGCCGGGCGGCTTCTGAAGGCATCTTCTGAGACTCTAAAGCCAGGAATCCCAGCAGAGGCCCCCAGGCATCTTCCCCGGGTGGGCCTCTCCAGGGCCAGCCAGATCCCCAGGGGCCCACGCACAAGGCCCCAGAGGCAGGGGTCTCCTCTGCAGGCTCCGTCCCGCTCCAGGTCTGCAGCGTCTGTCCCTCTGCCACTCAGCCCAGGTCAGGGACCGGGAGGAGGAGTGGTTTGAGAAGGATGAGCTCCAGGACCTTCTGACCCCAGCCTTGCAGAGAGACAGCGGGAGATGAGGTCCTGTACCCACCTCGGGGCAGTCCTGGGCAAGGAGTGTGTGGCAGCTCAGGAGCAGCCTCTCTGGGGGCTGGCAGCCCGGAGCAACAGGGGTAAGGAGGCTGCTGCCCTCTGGGGGTGGCCAGTCAGAGCGGGGCTGTCCAGAGTGGGGACGGGGTGGCTCTGGAATGGTATGCTGTGGACCCACCCACCCAGGGCCATGATCCAAGGGCTCAAGGACACTCTAACCCAGCAGCTCTTTATTTGGATGTTGGCCTGGCTTCCACGGGTAAGGGGCTGACAGGGCATGGTGGGGAGGAAGCCTAGAAACGGACATGGGGAATGGGGGTAAGAGACAAGGTCCTCCAACCACGGTGGGGGGTGAGGGAAGATGGACAGCACCCCGCTCTCTGGGTCCTAGCTGAGGTGAGCAGAGCCACTGCCAGGAGACTGGCCCATCGGCGTGGGCGCCAGGCTCTAGGCCCCACCTGCGAGGACACAGCTGGCGGGCCTCCTCAGGACTGACCAGTGGCTTGAGCCTTCTTTATTTcctgccagagagagagagaggctgaggaAAGGAAGATCTCGCCCAGGGCCTGGGGCCACCATATCACCTGTCCCAGCCTGCTGTACCCGTTTGCCACACAGATGCCTGaggccccacctccaccccagcccacctCGGAGAGCGCCTCCTTCAGGGCCCAGTAGGCCTTGTCCAGACTGTCGTTGACGATGATCAGGTCAAACAGGCCGGGCTCCTTGcctgagggtgggggcagggtcaGCGGAAGCTCCGGGAACAGAGCCGGGGGTCTGCGGACCCTTCGCAGGGACCACGGGGTTGGGTGATGGCTCCAGCCCTCCTGCGCCCCTTGGCTGGGGACTGGCCTCCTGCGGGGTGAGGGGAGGGCCCAGGGGAGGCGGCGGGATGGCGCCCTCACTCACTGCTCTCCATGTCGGCCCGGGCGGCTGCCAGGCGCTTGGCCAGGCTCTCCTCCGTCTCCGTGTTCCGCTGccgcagccgctgctcctgagACAGAGCACGGGGTCAGCAGGCCCGAGCACGCAGGGCTGCCCCCCACGCCCCGGCTCGGCCCCCACCAGGACATCCAGTGAGGGCGGCTGCACGAAGATGTAGATGGGCCGCAGGTCCGTCTTCTTGATGTTGCGCACGCCCTGCAGGTCCACGTCCAGCACGCAGATGCGGTTCATGGCCTGCACGGCCCGCACAGCGGCCTtgctggggagagaggggaggggagccgCTCAGCCATGGGCGCCCCGGGTCCTAGCAGCCGCCGCGGCTTCAGAGAGCCTCAGTGGGGCCTCATCCCCTCCTCCACTCTGGGTCTGTCTGGGGGTGCCCACAAGGGCCTACTCTAACTGGCATCTGCTCCCTCGTTCTGGAAGCACTCCCTGAGCAACGCTTGCACGAGGGGGCCCTCTGCTGGTCCGGGGGTGGTGGCAGGGACTGTGTGTGAGGGAGTGTGTCTGGTAGGGAGCAGCAACCTTCAGACCCCCGCCCAGagcctctccctctcctggcACCTCCCCCCAGGCCCCACACCACTGCCCATCACGCCTCCAGCAGCATCTGCACTACCTTCTGGCTCACGTCCCCAGGCTGGTGATGGCAACCCCCCTCCCGTGTCCTGCACGCAGGGGCCCTGCATGGGGATGCGCTGGCCCCTACTGCCCTACAGGACACGCCGCTGGGCTCTCCCACCTCCTGGCTGCCCTCTGCAGGCCTTGGCCCCCCACCCGGGGGTCACCGAGTACTATGTGCTCCTCGCCCGCTGTGGGGACCGCCCCTCAGTGGCCCACCGCTCTGCCCATCTGCACCCGGGGCAGAGGACCATGCGTCCTGGCGGTGCCTGCCTCGCCCAGCCAGGCGGCTCAGGGACCGGCTGTGCACAGAGGCAGGCCTGGGCCTGCCTGCCTGAGTCAGGACACTGCTCCTGGGCCTTGTGAGCCAGATGGGAGGAGCCAGCAGAGACCCTGCTCTGGTTGGTTGGTAGcgctggggttggggggcagcTGCTGTTTTGCCAGGGACCCTTCCCAGGCTACCCTACTGACTGGAGGGGAGGCGCCACATGAGGCCTGCAGAGCCCTAAGACCCAGGTCCCCCGAGTCCTCCCTGCACACCAGCTCCTCGTCTGGCCCGCTTCTCACAGCAGCCTGGCCAGGGAGACACAAGTGGGGCTGGGCCCAGAGCGGGCAGCCCGGAGATTTCTGACTTAAGCTCCGTCGTGACCTCTAGAGGGCTGAGTCCTTGGCCTCAAGTGCCCAGACACCCGGCAGAGAGGACACCCCAACCTGGGGCCCAGCCAAGGGGAGACCCCCGGGGCCTACAGACACCCCCTGCCTGGGTCCCCCACTCCTGGTCTCTGGGGGAATGAGAGGAAGGGAAGGCCCAAAGCACCGCCCACCTGGTCCCGTACAAGTTCCCTGAGAACTCGGCGTGCTCGATGAAGTCTCCGGCAGCAATGTCGCGCTGCATCACCTCCCTGGTCACGAAGTAGTAGTCTGCAAGGAGAAGGCGGGGACGGGAGGCGGGCCTCAGGCACCCCTGACGCGTGTCGGGCTGCCTGCGTCTTGTGCCGGAGCACAGGGCCAGCTGGCCAAGCTCACCTTTGCCGTTCTCCTCTCCTGGCCTCGGGTCCCTTGTCGTGTCTAGGAGTAAGTAACAGCGACGGCCTTGGGACACCCGGAACCTCACATATCCCGTCCCCAGGGCCTGCCCCGCGGCCTGGCTCCGCCCATCCAGAGGTGTGGAAGGGAGGCTACAGGCTAGGGTCGGCAGTGCGGGGGGCTTCTGCCCCCGTGTGTGGCAGCGGGTGCGGTGCTCCGGGGCCCGTTAGCAAGGGtctctgtccccagtccctcttggaccctccccacctccccgggGCCTCACGGGACACGCTGAAGCCAAAGATGCTGCCATGCTCCTGCAGGAGTTTCTTCAGTAGGGTGCTCTTCCCAGCCCCCGAGGGTCCGCTCAGGACAACGGGCCTTGGTCCTGACATCCCTGTGGGGAGGCGCGGGGAGAGGCGAGTCTCAGCAGGGCCCTGCTCCCTGCTGCATGGCATATGGCGGCGGCTGCAGCGCCCAAGCGAACTCACCCCAGCAGTGAGGCAGAGCCGAGGTACAATCGCTCAGAGCCAAGCTTACACCCTGCCTATGCCTCCCAGTGGGTGGTAACATGTGTGGCCTCCCCAGCTGCCCACTACTAGCCTACCTCTCAAGGAGCCTGGACTTTGGCTCCTGGGAGGGGCACACCCAGGTCCCAATTCCTGTGTCTCCTGGCACCACACTTCGGAGGTGTCCTTGGTCAAGGTCAGTGGAACCCAAGGTCTGTTCTGGGAACTTCCACTGAAAAGCAAGGGGCTAATCCCAGGGTCCCTGACTCCCCTCTGTGATACCTGGGTCTCATGAAGCCAGCAGGAGAGCGGGGCATCACCGTCCCAGCTCGTAACACGGGTGCCTGCCACAGGTGAGAACACCGAGGGCAGGAAGACTGGAAGAGGTCTGGAGGGGTCAGCTTAGCCTGCTCTATCCCCACTGGACCACCCTGCACCCCGCATATGGACCTACCTTCTGAGTAGCCTCTGTGCTCAGCTTGGGGCTGCACTGGAAGAGATGAGAGAGTGGTAATCCTTGCCTGCTCCCCACTGTCTGAGCACTAAATCCCTCCCAGTGCAGCCGGCACCACCTGCTCAGCAGAGGGAAACGCTGCTCCTCACCCGAGAGAAGAGCACCTGCCTCCCCAGCCACGTGACAGGACGAGCTGAGGAAGGTATGTGCACTGGGAGCCTCAGAAGACAGGAATCAAGGCTGGCACTAAGCTAAGGGGCTGGGAGGCTATGCACTGCCCCAGAGGGAGGCAGAGCTCAGACGCGCGTGTATGAGCTGGCCTGCCCCTGCAGCGCTCTGTGTGCAGGTGCCCAGGAAGCAGCGGTGGCCAGCAGTGAGGGCCGGGAGGAACAGGCCACTCTTCGTGGGCAGCTCTCCAGCAGGGCCCCTGGTGGGCACTGCCTTCCTAATCTGCAATGTAGGCCAACCTGGGTAATCTGGCTAAAGCATAGCTATTCTGGGACCATCAGGCTGCATGCAAACGCCCGGAAGGAGGACTTGGGACTCAGACATGACCACCTGCTGAAAAGAGATAGAAGAAATGGCTCCAGAGGAGCTCATCAATGCTCTGTCACTTCTGAGTGACCAGTTCTTAGCTCCTTTGTCTCGTCCAAGTTTCCTATTAGAatagtgagagtgaagttgctcggttgtgttcgactctgcaaccccatggcctacagcccaccaggctcctccatccaaggggttttccaggcaagaatactggagcgggttgccatttccttttccaggggagcttcctgacccagggattgaacgcaggcctctcgcattgcaggcagcctctttaccatctgagccaccagggaagcccaatagtgcACTGTTTTAAAATAGCAAGTCCCATTGACTCACAACTCCTTTCTGGGGTCCTGATTTTCCCACCCAGACACAGTGCCACCGTACAAATGCCCACACACTTGTGTGTCTGACTCCAAGCCCACCGCTGTTGCCTGCCCAGGAGAGCACAGCACCCTTGCTACCCTAAGGACTGGTGCAAGGGAAGGTCTCACTTCTGCCTCACACTGCCCTTCATAAAGCCCCTTCCTTTGCAGAACGAATGTCCTGTGGGCAGCCCAGCCCACCCCCCTGGGTCTGTCCTGACTCTCTAGATGCTGAGTGACCAGGGTGCTAGGCGAGTTATGGGGGAGGGATATCGGAGGGCAGAGGAGATACTGGGGGTCACTAGGTCCCTGAGCAAGGTTGCTGCTTCTAGAGCGGCCCTGGAAAGCGAGTATGGAGGCTGGGGTCTGTCACCCACTGGCTGGCCCCTGGGTTGTGCCAAGTCACCACTGCATACATGTCCCTCCCAACCTCACAAGCAGGGGCAGCTGTGGCCGCTCAGCATCCTAGGTCTTCCCAGGCCCCAGCAGCACGCTGGCACCACAGGAATGTGAGTTTCCCTAGGGCAGGGGTGACACCACAGTGGACACACGCCAGTTCTCACAAGAGGCGGGCCAGAAAGCCTCCCTCCCCAGAAAGCAAATGCTCCACTCGGCGGGTGCAGCTGGCACCTTCTGGACCCAACTTGGGGCATCCACCTCCGGGGAGCGGAGGACCCATCGCGCCTGCCTATGAAGATCCCCCTCGGGAACACTCTGCTCCTTTCCCCAATTTGGGCAGGTCCCCCACCCTCACATCCCACAGCCTGCAACTGCACACCTGCCAGCAACACCCAGAGGCTGTGCCTTCCTGCTCTGAGCTCCAGGCTAGCCCCAGGCACCCTAACACGCTCCCCTGGCAGTTCCTGCTCTGCTTCCTATGCATGCGGCCATGGCTAGACGTGGTGCTCACAGGCTCTAACATCTGAACACTGGAGAACTACACAGGGAAGACATGTCTTCAATCAGGACCAACGACTATACATGAAGTCCCAGCGCCTAAACCCTCATGGGCCACGCTGTGCACAAGTCTTACTCGTCGTCTCACCTGGTAACCCTGGCTTCCATCTGGCTTTATATCCCATGTGGGAACTCTGGGGGCAGGGACACAGCCCCTGCATCCCGCTGAGacctcccaccccccagcccaaCCACCAGGGGCAGGGAGCAGCAGGCACATACACACACCGGGGGGACTGGCTGATGGCTGCGACACTCACTGCCTGCGTGGGTCCAAACCATCACTGCGCCCTGCCGGCTATCCCTCACAGGGTGTCCTCCCGAGTCCCCACCTGCCCCTCaagcccaggccccaggcctgCTCAGAGCTCTCACTCATGTTGCTCTTCTTCAAGGGCTACACTATGGGGCACAGGGGGTTGGGCGCCCACCCAGCACCACTGCCTCAAGGTGAGTGGGACCTAGCCGGCCAAGCTCATCTGTGCTTCTCTGTAGTCTTTCCTCGTGTGGGGTCCCTCCCTGAGGATTGTCTCCTTTCACCACAAAGCTTCGAACCACACAGACCCCATCAGAGTGGCCGAGCCCTGCAGAACTGCTGAGTGCTGGGCCCCACCCAGTGACTACGGTGACCAGAGTGCTCCCGAAAGCCTGCTTCGACAGGACACACTCAGTGGGGGGCCGAGCTCAAGGCCTCTCGGTCCCAGGGACCAAGCGCCCCAGACCCCGAGACTGATTCTGGCCCCATCTCCTGGTAGAACTGACTGGCAGTCAGGAATGTTCTGTAGCCTCTGCTCCTTGACTATTTCACAATTCCAAACTCCAGCTTCCTGGCAAGATACTGGAAATTTTCACAAGGACACCAGTAAGGGTGAGGAATTTCTGTAGGAATTGCCGGTACAAGCCTGTGTGTTCTGGAATGCTCTTTTCGCAAGGAGCTTCTCAGGCAGCCCTGGGAGGTTTGCTCTCCCTTCTGCTTCCACCCGATTTCCCATCCTGTCCCAAGGGCGAGGCACGGCCACCACCTCTCTCCCGTCGGAGAGCCTCAGTCAAGGCACAGCCCTCTGGGGACACAGAGAAGGGAGAGTCAAACCCCACCAGCACTCTAGACCTGTGCTCATCTGGGTCAGGACGGCTGGCCACGCCCCATCCCCCAAACAGGCTGTGTGGGACGGAAGAACTACTCTGGCCGTGGCCTCAGGCGCTCCATGTGTGGGACATGCCCTGGCCCAGCGACCTTCAAAAAACACTTCACCTTCAAGAACCTGATTTGAAGTGGGAGAGCCAGCAGTTTCCTTCTTACTTCTTCTCACAGTAGGGTGGGGCCATGCCTTGCATGGAGGAAGCTGGGCCCTCTCAGGGAAGAAGCAAGAAGCCATACTGTGGCAAGAAGCACACACCGCGGAGGACTTAGGCCTGTCATGGCGCTACACAGCTGCATCTGGGTCTCTTTCCATCGAGAAGAGTCGAGATTCAGTCTCATGTGAGAGCCTCAGTTCTAGCCCTAAGGGAAGGTAGAGGGAGCGTGAGCGGGAAAGGGGTCCAGGACATACAAACCATGGAGCAGGAGGAAGCCTGACCCTTTCTGGGTGGAGTGGGTTCACTCTCacagaaggggaagaaaggatCAGCCAGGGACCAGGGAGAATCAAGGCCCAGCACACACAGGATCACAGAGGGACCTAGAGGAATCCACGGCTGGGCACACCAAGGGTGTGCCCTTGGTGTACAATGTACAATTTTAGAACTCCCAGAATCTACTTACTAAAAGAAACTTCTGATCTTCCCAGTTCCAGACAAAGGCTGGGTCAACGTGTTCTCAGAATCTAAAGGAAAGCCCAGGCAAACTACACCTGTCACAGGTGTGGCACCAACTCAGATTACAAGCTGGCCTGGTGTGTGCAGGCAAGTGTGTGGAATCCTTACAAGAGGAGAACAGAGTGAGCATTCATGTGGCAGGAAATTCAACTTGTTAATGATAAGACAGGAAGCCACACCTCTCCCCCCCACATTCCTCTTAGTGGTAAAGGTTTTCCTGGGTCCCTCACAAGtcgtatgggcttccctggtggctcagacaattaagaatctgcctgcaatgcaggagacccaagttcaatccctgggtggggaagagcccctggaggaggaaatggcaaccccctccagtattcttgcctgaagaattctatggacagaggagcctgctgaactacagtccgtggggtcacaaagagttgcacatgactgagtgactaacacacttcacAAGTCATGGTGTGAGAGGCAAATGACAGAAAAGTCCACACTTGGGCAGGCACGCCACCAAGGGGCACTCGCATGGGACTCACGCATGAGTGAAAGCCATGAAAAGCACACCTGGGCTTCCTCCTCCTGTCCTGGTTGGCCCCATCTCACAATGGCCAGCCATCGCCTCAGCTTCCACCTCCTTTacccctatgctgctgctgctgctgctaagtcgcttcagtcgtgtccgactctgtgcgatcccagagacggcagcccatcaggctcccccgtccctgggattctccaggcaagaacactgcagtgggctaccatttccttctccaatgcatgaaagtaaaaagtgaaagtgaagtcactcagtcgtgtccgactcttagcgaccccatggactgcagcccaccaggctcctccatccatgggatttttccaggcaagagtactggagtggggtgccattgccttctccacccacccCTTTGAAAGGCAGTCAAAACAAGCG
Proteins encoded in this window:
- the GUK1 gene encoding guanylate kinase isoform X7, encoding MASCFFPERAQLPPCKAWPHPTVRRSKKETAGSPTSNQVLEVQPQAEHRGYSEGMSGPRPVVLSGPSGAGKSTLLKKLLQEHGSIFGFSVSHTTRDPRPGEENGKDYYFVTREVMQRDIAAGDFIEHAEFSGNLYGTSKAAVRAVQAMNRICVLDVDLQGVRNIKKTDLRPIYIFVQPPSLDVLEQRLRQRNTETEESLAKRLAAARADMESRNKEGSSHWSVLRRPASCVLAGGA
- the GUK1 gene encoding guanylate kinase isoform X17 gives rise to the protein MLRRPLAGLAAAALGRALLDGMSGPRPVVLSGPSGAGKSTLLKKLLQEHGSIFGFSVSHTTRDPRPGEENGKDYYFVTREVMQRDIAAGDFIEHAEFSGNLYGTSKAAVRAVQAMNRICVLDVDLQGVRNIKKTDLRPIYIFVQPPSLDVLEQRLRQRNTETEESLAKRLAAARADMESRNKEGSSHWSVLRRPASCVLAGGA
- the GUK1 gene encoding guanylate kinase isoform X13, translated to MLRRPLAGLAAAALGRALLDVQPQAEHRGYSEGMSGPRPVVLSGPSGAGKSTLLKKLLQEHGSIFGFSVSHTTRDPRPGEENGKDYYFVTREVMQRDIAAGDFIEHAEFSGNLYGTSKAAVRAVQAMNRICVLDVDLQGVRNIKKTDLRPIYIFVQPPSLDVLEQRLRQRNTETEESLAKRLAAARADMESRNKEGSSHWSVLRRPASCVLAGGA
- the GUK1 gene encoding guanylate kinase isoform X18, with the protein product MSGPRPVVLSGPSGAGKSTLLKKLLQEHGSIFGFSVSHTTRDPRPGEENGKDYYFVTREVMQRDIAAGDFIEHAEFSGNLYGTSKAAVRAVQAMNRICVLDVDLQGVRNIKKTDLRPIYIFVQPPSLDVLEQRLRQRNTETEESLAKRLAAARADMESSKEPGLFDLIIVNDSLDKAYWALKEALSEEIKKAQATGQS
- the GUK1 gene encoding guanylate kinase isoform X16; the encoded protein is MPRSPAGFMRPRDVRTKARCPERTLGGWEEHPTEETPAGAWQHLWLQRVPHDKGPEARRGERQRLLLRDQGGDAARHCCRRLHRARRVLRELVRDQAAVRAVQAMNRICVLDVDLQGVRNIKKTDLRPIYIFVQPPSLDVLEQRLRQRNTETEESLAKRLAAARADMESSKEPGLFDLIIVNDSLDKAYWALKEALSEEIKKAQATGQS
- the GUK1 gene encoding guanylate kinase isoform X1 translates to MRLNLDSSRWKETQMQLCSAMTGLSPPRPKLSTEATQKQAPVLRAGTVMPRSPAGFMRPRDVRTKARCPERTLGGWEEHPTEETPAGAWQHLWLQRVPHDKGPEARRGERQRLLLRDQGGDAARHCCRRLHRARRVLRELVRDQAAVRAVQAMNRICVLDVDLQGVRNIKKTDLRPIYIFVQPPSLDVLEQRLRQRNTETEESLAKRLAAARADMESSKEPGLFDLIIVNDSLDKAYWALKEALSEEIKKAQATGQS
- the GUK1 gene encoding guanylate kinase isoform X3, translated to MASCFFPERAQLPPCKAWPHPTVRRSKKETAGSPTSNQVLEVQPQAEHRGYSEGMSGPRPVVLSGPSGAGKSTLLKKLLQEHGSIFGFSVSHTTRDPRPGEENGKDYYFVTREVMQRDIAAGDFIEHAEFSGNLYGTSKAAVRAVQAMNRICVLDVDLQGVRNIKKTDLRPIYIFVQPPSLDVLEQRLRQRNTETEESLAKRLAAARADMESSKEPGLFDLIIVNDSLDKAYWALKEALSEEIKKAQATGQS
- the GUK1 gene encoding guanylate kinase isoform X19, coding for MASCFFPERAQLPPCKAWPHPTVRRMQPQAEHRGYSEDTTRDPRPGEENGKDYYFVTREVMQRDIAAGDFIEHAEFSGNLYGTSKAAVRAVQAMNRICVLDVDLQGVRNIKKTDLRPIYIFVQPPSLDVLEQRLRQRNTETEESLAKRLAAARADMESSKEPGLFDLIIVNDSLDKAYWALKEALSEEIKKAQATGQS
- the GUK1 gene encoding guanylate kinase isoform X20; this translates as MLRRPLAGLAAAALGRALLDVQPQAEHRGYSEDTTRDPRPGEENGKDYYFVTREVMQRDIAAGDFIEHAEFSGNLYGTSKAAVRAVQAMNRICVLDVDLQGVRNIKKTDLRPIYIFVQPPSLDVLEQRLRQRNTETEESLAKRLAAARADMESSKEPGLFDLIIVNDSLDKAYWALKEALSEEIKKAQATGQS
- the GUK1 gene encoding guanylate kinase isoform X5, giving the protein MASCFFPERAQLPPCKAWPHPTVRRSKKETAGSPTSNQVLEGMSGPRPVVLSGPSGAGKSTLLKKLLQEHGSIFGFSVSHTTRDPRPGEENGKDYYFVTREVMQRDIAAGDFIEHAEFSGNLYGTSKAAVRAVQAMNRICVLDVDLQGVRNIKKTDLRPIYIFVQPPSLDVLEQRLRQRNTETEESLAKRLAAARADMESSKEPGLFDLIIVNDSLDKAYWALKEALSEEIKKAQATGQS
- the GUK1 gene encoding guanylate kinase isoform X14; this encodes MASCFFPERAQLPPCKAWPHPTVRRSKKETAGSPTSNQVLEVQPQAEHRGYSEDTTRDPRPGEENGKDYYFVTREVMQRDIAAGDFIEHAEFSGNLYGTSKAAVRAVQAMNRICVLDVDLQGVRNIKKTDLRPIYIFVQPPSLDVLEQRLRQRNTETEESLAKRLAAARADMESSKEPGLFDLIIVNDSLDKAYWALKEALSEEIKKAQATGQS
- the GUK1 gene encoding guanylate kinase isoform X15; the encoded protein is MQPQAEHRGYSEGMSGPRPVVLSGPSGAGKSTLLKKLLQEHGSIFGFSVSHTTRDPRPGEENGKDYYFVTREVMQRDIAAGDFIEHAEFSGNLYGTSKAAVRAVQAMNRICVLDVDLQGVRNIKKTDLRPIYIFVQPPSLDVLEQRLRQRNTETEESLAKRLAAARADMESSKEPGLFDLIIVNDSLDKAYWALKEALSEEIKKAQATGQS
- the GUK1 gene encoding guanylate kinase isoform X2, coding for MRLNLDSSRWKETQMQLCSAMTGLSPPRPKLSTEATQKAPVLRAGTVMPRSPAGFMRPRDVRTKARCPERTLGGWEEHPTEETPAGAWQHLWLQRVPHDKGPEARRGERQRLLLRDQGGDAARHCCRRLHRARRVLRELVRDQAAVRAVQAMNRICVLDVDLQGVRNIKKTDLRPIYIFVQPPSLDVLEQRLRQRNTETEESLAKRLAAARADMESSKEPGLFDLIIVNDSLDKAYWALKEALSEEIKKAQATGQS